From Brevinematales bacterium:
TAGAAATGTAATACTTGAAAGGAAATTTGGAGCACCTCTTGTGACTAATGATGGCGTAACCATAGCAAAAGAAATTGAGCTTGAGGATCCTTATGAAAATATGGCAGCCCAACTTGTTAAAGAGGTTGCCACAAAAACGAATGATGTTGCTGGTGATGGAACAACTACAGCAACGTTGTTAACTTATGCTATTGTTAAAGAGGGTATAAAGAACGTTACTGCTGGTGCTAATCCGATGATGATAAAAAGAGGAATTGACAAAGCATCTGAAAAAATAGCTGAAGAGATAAAAAAGATAGCAAAGCAGGTTCAATCTAGTGATGACATAAAGAATGTAGCTACAATTTCAGCTAATAATGATACTAAGATAGGAGATCTACTTGCTCAGGCAATGGATAAAGTGGGTAGAGATGGTGTTATAACTGTAGAAGAAGGTAAATCTCTTGAAACAACTCTTGAGGTTGTAGAAGGTATGCAATTTGATAGAGGATACATATCTCCTTATATGGTGACTAATGCAGATACAATGACTGCTGAACTTGAGAATCCATTTATATTGATTTATGACAAGAAGCTTTCTTCGGTAAGAGAAATTGTACCACTTCTTGAAAAGGTTGCTCAATCTGGTAAGCCTCTTCTCATAATAGCAGAAGATGTTGAAGGAGAAGCATTAGCAACGCTTATATACAATAAGCTGAGAGGTGGGTTGCTAAGTGTTGCTGTTAAAGCTCCTGCTTTTGGTGAAAGAAGAAAGGCTATGCTTGAAGATATAGCAATACTTACTGGTGGTCAGGTTATATCTGAAGAAAAAGGAATGAAACTAGAAAATGCTACTGTTGATATGCTTGGTAGAGCACAGAAAGTTAAGGTTGATAAAGAAAATACCACTATTATAAACGGTGCTGGAAACTCAAAGGATATACAAGCAAGAATTGCTCAAATAAAGAAGCAAATTCAAGAAACAACATCAGATTACGATAGAGAGAAACTTCAAGAAAGGCTTGCTAAACTATCTGGTGGTGTTGCTGTTATCAAAGTTGGAGGTGCTACAGAAGTTGAGGTAAAAGAAAGAAAAGCAAGAATAGAGGATGCTTTACATGCTACGAAGGCGGCTGTAGAAGAGGGTATAGTTCCTGGTGGTGGTGTAACTTATCTATATCTTGCTTCTAAACTAGATGATATAAAGATTGACTTCCCTGAAGAAAAAATAGGTATTGAAATTGTTAAGAAAGCTCTTGAAGCGCCTTTATATCAGATATGTGAGAATGCAGGGATTGATGGAGCTGTTGCGATAGAAAGAGTTAAGAATAATAAGTTTGGTTATGGATACAACGCATTGACAGATAAATGGGTTGATGATCTTGCAAAGGATGGTGTTATTGATCCAGCAAAGGTTGTTAGAAGTGCTATACAGAATGCTATAAGTATAGCAGCATTAATTCTAACAACCGAAACACTTGTATCAGAGAAACCTGAAAAGAAGAAAGATTCAACATCTCAACCAGGTATGGGAGATTTTGAGTATTAAGCAAAAAGGGGGGGATACCTCCCCTATCTTGTGAAATTAACATTTGTTATTATAACTATCATTTTCCCTATCTCGGTGGGTGGTATTGTAAGGTTACCGTATTTTGTAGGTACAACTATATTAGGAGATGTTATAGTGCCTTTAACCATTTCTCCTTTGAATGTTTGTATGCTGTGAACGTTATTAGTTACCATGGTTATCCTTTGTATTGATGTTATGTTAAAATTGAGTTCTCCATAGTCGGTTCTAACCCTGATATTTATATTTGTATATTGTGGTGGCATTGGGACGTTTATTACAGATCCATCAATAGTTACTATAGTAAGCTTATCTGAAAACCCATTCACGAAAGTAAGTGTAAGTGCTAGTGTTAAACAAAAAATAGTAAAGTATTTCATAAAACACTCCGTATGAAATATCGGAATGTTACTATTCATAATTTTACTCATAATAGAGGTATATAGTGTTGTTTTATAATTCGAGACTCTCTAGGATTTTTGATAAACATGGTGTAAATTTCATATCTCCATTTTTATTATCTGAATATTGACCACGCTAGTTAGAGACATTGATAACACTGAGACTATGCTTATTACAAATTTATAACGATTTCGTAGAGTTTGGTTTTCTATTTTGATTTTAGAGTTCTTATCAGTACTTTAACAAGTTCGATAGCATCGAAATTTCCACAATCTTTTTGGTTGTTCATGCACATTTCCATATGTCCTTCCAAAAGTTTTACAATAGTTTCGTTTAATGCTGATTTGACTGCTGATAATTGAAGTACTATTTCTTCACATGCTCTGTCTTCTTCTATCATTTTGGATATTGATTCAAGATGTCCTTTGGCTCTGCTTATTCTATTCTTTAAATTTTCCTTTAGTTCGTGTGAAAGATGGGATGGTTTATATGTTTCTACATTTAGTTTCTTTTCCATAAGTTTAATTACATGTCAAAATATTCTTTTAGGATGTTCTTTATCTCTGGGCTTTTGAGTTTTTTGAGAGCCTTTGTTTCAATTTGTCTTATTCTTTCTCTTGTAACTTTGAATATATATCCTACTTCTTCAAGAGTATGGACATAACCATCTTCTAGGCCGAATCTCATTTTTAGCACTTTTTGTTCTCTTTTGGGCAGAGTTGATAAAACTTGTTCTATAACTTCTGATAGTAGATTGTTCATAGTTTTGGTATACGGATTTACGGATTTTACATCTTCTATAAAATCGCCAATGTTAGCATCCTCACTTCTTGCAGTTGGACTGTCTAAGGATATCGGATCTTTCATTGAGTTAAGTATCTGTGCTATTCTTGCTTCTGGTACTCCCATTCTTTCGGCTATTTCATGGTTCATAGGTTGTCTTCCTAACTCTTCCATGAGTTCTTTTTCAACTTTTCTTATTTCGTTAACATATTCTATAAGATGTATTGGAATTCTTATAGTTCTTGATTGTTCAGATATAGATCTTGTTATTGCTTGTTTTATCCACCAAGTGGCGTACGTTGAAAATTTAAAACCTTTTTTGTATTCAAACTTTTCAACAGCTTTCATTAGGCCTATATTACCTTCTTGAATTAGGTCAAACAATGATAAACCTTTGTTTACATATTTCTTTGCTATTGATACAACTAGTCTTAAGTTTGCTTCTATCAATTTATGTTTTGCTTTTTCAATCTTTTCTTTTGCTGCTTTTACTCTAGAATACCATTCATCTAGTAGGGATAAATCTTCAATATTTAGCTGCCTTTTTATCTTATTTATAGCAGCTTTTGCCCTTTTTATTCTTGCTATGTCTGTTATAAGGTCATCATCTGTAAGTTCGGCTTCGTATAAAAAGTAATCATCTAGGTATTTAAGATCTTCCATTTGTTCTATCTCATCAACAGGTTTGCTATATTTGAGCTCTATGTCTCTGAGAATCTTGAGATTATTTTTTGTTTCATTATATAGGTCTATTATTCTGTCAGCGCTTCTCTTTATGAGATCTATATTAAGGTTGAGATCTTTTATTTCGTCAAGTAGCACTTTTCTAACTTCTTCAACTTCTTTAACTGGTACAACTTCAGGTGGATATTGCTCGTGTATGGTTTTTATTCGCTTAAGCCCCCAACTAACTATATCTCTAAGTTTTTTTATCCTTTCGGACAATGCTTTTCTATCTTTGGGTGAAAAACTGTATATTCTCGGCAAAGAAAGCACTTCGTATAGTTTGCTTCTACTTTCTTTTGCTCTATCTAATGCTCTCTTAACTTCAAATATTATTACACCAGATTCGTTTGCAACTCTATAGATTTCTTGGTTACCTTCTTCCATTTGTTTCGTAAGTTCTATTTCTTCTTCGTGTGTTAGTAGTTTTACATAACCTATTTTTTTCATGTATATTCTAAGTGGGTTATCATTAGTTGAGAAACCGTCAATATTTATAAGTTTTGGATCAATTTCTTCATCGTTCTTTATGTCTTCTATTATTTCTATTCCCATCTTTTGTAGGATATTAAATAGGTATTCGACTTTTTCAGGGTCAAAATCTTCGGGTAGAAGATCGTTAATCTCTTCATAAGTTATTTTGCCTTTTATTGAACCAAGAGATATGACTTTTTTTACTGCTGGAATACTCATTATTTCTTTTTCTATGTCAATATCATCTTCATCTTCTTCACTGCTTGTGTTGTTAGATTTGTCTGAAATTGTGTTCTCAGAAGAACTATCAAGATCGTTATCTTCTGAGTATATGTCTTCAGATAGAGTGTCACTTTCAGGGATTTCATCGTCTATGTCATTATATGTTTCATCGTTATTTTCGTCTCCTGTTTCGAAGTTGTCTTCATTTTCAATTTCATCTACATAGTGAAATCCTTCCAAGTTTTCTTTAATCTCTTTTGACTTTTTATACATAAAACCTCCTTAAGAAAACTAAAACGAAAAACTGATATTTAAAGAATTAACACTAACAATATGCATAAAACGAAAAATCACCTATATAATATATACAAAAAAAATGAAAGAAATCCTAAAATTACTCTATTTTCTGATAGAAAATTTACAAATTTTTATTCTAAAAATCAAGGATTTTTATTTTGGCTATAATTCTCATTAATACTCTTGGAGCCTTGATTCCTTTTGTCTAGTTTATCAGGAGTTGAGATTTGGTTGTGTAAATTAGGATTTTATCAATTTTAGTTTTTATTAGTTTTTATTTAGTTATTTCATTTGGGGTTTTTTGAGACAAAGATTTTTTAGTTTAATTTGGGTTTTTTAGTTATATCTATAGGATTTTGGAAAAATATACCCTCCCCACTTATGTAATTTGGTTTTGTACCTTCTATTAGTACAAGTACTTTTTTGACTTTAGCGTACTCTCCTAAAGTATATGCTATTTGGTATATGGCGTATAAAACTCCAGTACCACCGTACTCATTAAATTCTATGTCATCTGAAATGTTCAAAATTAATATATCATCAGAAACTTTGTAGTCTATCAGTCTTACATTACTTCTTATAAATGATACTTCCTTTTCGGTGCTTTTGATCTTTTTTAAACTTTTGAAAACTTCAAGTAAGTTGTTATCCTGGATATTAATACTTTTTGATGATAACACCAAGTTGTCTTCAGAAACTCTGTAATAGAATATAAGTGCTGATCTGCTTGTTACATTTTTTTGATCGATATAGTTTTTCGAAGTAGACTTTTGTTTATTTGTTTTTGTCTCAGGTTTTATATCAGTTTGGTTTGTTACTATCATTTCAAGTACTTCTTTTTCTCGTGGTGTATATGAATTTGTTTCAACTGTGTTTGATAGTGAATTGGGTATATCTTTGACTATTTCTGTACTGTAATGCTTGTTGTCTTGAAATACATTTACAAAATTCTTTATGGAGTTTCCAGCAAAATCATAAATTATGTACACTATGCCAACTATTGCTATAATGAAAAGTATAACTACCATAATCTTACCTAGATAATTCTTTCTCCTATTTTCGCTTCTTTTTGTTTTGGTAGCCCTTCTGTTTAGAGTCTCTCTTTTTTTACTCTTAGGCATATATAGTTATTTACGGAATTGTAACGAAAACTGTTAGTAGTACCATATGTAGTTTATGGAGTATAGTTTATAAGGAGTTAAATTTGAAAACATTTTATGAAACTGTTTATTGAATTTAGATTTCCGATTATTCAAAATATATCAAAGATCTAGGTAAATTTATGAAAGTTGAAAAAGTGAATGATATTTTTATAGTAAGGTTAAGTGGTGTTATAAATGTTCAATCTTCTCTTGATCTTGAAACGCAAATTACTTTGCTTATAAATGAGAAAAATCCTCGTAAGGTTATAGTAGATTTTTCTGATGTTCAGCATATATCTAGTAGTGGTTTAAGAGTTATAGTAAGTTTTTACAAAATGGTGATATCAGAACAGGGTAAATTTGCGATATCGGGACTTAATAGCAATATAAAAAAGATATTTAAAATTGTTGAGTTAGATACAGTATTCGATATATATGATACGCTTGAGGAAGCAATACAAAAAATATCATGAGGGTATTTTGTTATGGTGATAGCCAAAATAGGGGATAGATCGATAACTTCAGAGGAATTTATAAACTCTTTTTTATCGCTTTTAGTAGGGTATACAACTTTTGAAAAATCAGGAAATACAAAGCTATCAAGGGATGATATTGAGAAATTTTCAAAACTTATGTTTGATATAACTCTCGAAGAGGTAATAACTAGAAATTCGATAGTTTTGATGGCTGAAAAAAGAGGTATTGTTAATAACTTAAGTGCAAGTTCTGATATAGGTTACCTCAAAGATATTATGTCTTCGAAACTTGAACTCATAGGTGTTGGAGATTTTTCTTCTCATATATCTTTAGAAATTCTAGAAAGAATAATAAATCAAACTAATCTCATTTCAAAGTTAATTGAAAACGAATTAAAGAACTCTGGTATTTTAGATTATGAAAAGATAAAAGAATATTATGATATCCAGTTTAAGGGATTTCTTCTACTTTCTTTTCTATTTGCATCAATACCTAAAAGTACTTCTGAGAGTGAGAAAAACGAACTTATTAATAAGATAAAAAATGATAAACCTTTTGATGTGGAGTTGTTTTATACTAACGATTTAAATAAGATAGTTTATTATTATGAGAACATAGATGTCTTTAAGTATTTTACTAGTAGTGAAGATTTTGAAAACCAAAAGATGTATAAACTGTATGATATATTGTCTCTAATAGGTATAGAACCTGAAAATATGTTGCTAGATGAAAAATTGACTAATAGTGTGATTTCTATAAGTACGGATAATAGAGAAAACTACTATAAATTTACAAGAATAGATTATGATAAACCTAATTTCAATGATGAAATATATGAATATATGAGAAATGAGGTTTTAAACTCAATGTACGATGAAGTTTATGATAAGATGTATGATGAATCATCTGATATTTTATCTGTGAAATATGAAGAAGAGAACTTAAAGTTATTAGAAAAAATTATAAGACCGATTTCAAAAAAGTGGTTTGAGAATTTCAGTAAGCTGAGTGATTTTTAAATCTTTTGATTGATCTTAAACTCATGCACGAATTTAAGATAAACAGCTTGAAATAAGAACTTATAAACTTATATACTTGGAGATATATGATTACAAAAGAAGTTGTTAAGAAGGTAGCAGAACTTTCTAGATTGAGTTTTTCTGAAGAAGAGCTTGAGAAGTTTGCAGAAGAATTCAGTAATATAGTTTCTTTTGTCGAAATGATAGGGGAACTAGATACTGAAAATATTGTCCCATCACCGTATCCTATTGACATAATAAATGAGCAAAGGGAAGATATTGTGAAGCCAAGCGACAAAGTTGAAAATATGCTTAAAAACAGCCCGAAGAGAAAAGGTAATTTTATAGTAGTTCCGAAAGTTATACAGAAGTAGGAGATTAAAATGGTGTGGGATATAGTTTTTATAGTATTATCTTTTCTTTTAGGGAGTATTCCATTTGGTAAAGTAATTGCGTCGTTTAAAGGAATTGATATAACTAAAGAAGGTAGCGGAAATATTGGAGCTACTAATGTATTCAGGACAGTTGGTAAATTTTGGGGTGTTATAGTTTTGATACTTGATGCTTTGAAAGGTGCTATACCTACGTTCGTTGTTTGGTTGTTTTGGAAGAGTAATAACATAACATTTTTCTTACCAGAAGTTTATGTGTTTGTTGGGGTGTCTGCTATATTGGGACATATATTCTCTCCATTTGTTGGATTTAAGGGAGGTAAGGGGGTGGCTACTTCATTAGGTGTTTTCCTTGTTTTGACACCGGTTGGGACACTTATCGGTGCACTCGTTTTCGGGATATTTATTCTTATCTTTAGAATAGTATCAATATCTTCGATTGCTGCTACTATATCTGTATTTTCTTACTTACTTATTTCTTCAATAATTCAGAATAGTTTATCGAATAATTATGTTTTAATTTCAACTACCTTTCTTGTTATGTTTTTGATAATTATTAGGCATTCTTCAAATATCAAGAGACTTTTAAAAGGAGAAGAGAAAAAAATAGTATGAGAATAATACACAAACCAGAAGAAATTCAGAGAGAAATGATAAGTCTAAAAAAATGTAATAAAACAATAGGATTTGTGCCTACTATGGGAGCTCTACACGATGGGCACTTGTCGCTAGTTAGGCAGTCAAAAAAAGACAATGACGTTACAGTAGTTAGTATTTTCGTAAATCCAATACAATTTGGTCCTTCGGAAGATTATGATCGTTATCCTAGGCAGTTTGATAAAGATAGGAAAATACTCGAAAAGGAAGCAGTAGATTATGTTTTTTATCCTTCTGTAGATGATATGTATCCCGATGGATTTGAAACTTATGTAAACCTTGAGAAGCTACCTAATCATCTTTGTGGACTTTCGAGGCCAGGACATTTCAAGGGAGTTGCTACTGTTGTTTCAAAACTTTTTAATATAGTTCAACCTGATAGAGCTTATTTCGGACAAAAAGATTATCAACAGGCGCAGATAATAAAAAAGATGGTAAGAGATTTAAACTTTCCCATAGAAATTGTAATGATGCCTATAGTTAGAGAAGAAGATGGACTTGCTATGAGTTCTAGAAATGTTTATCTGTCTGATGAAGAAAGACAAAGAGCATTGTATGTGTATAAAACACTACAGAAAGCTAGAGAAATTATCCTTTCTGGTAGCCGTGATGTAGCTGAGATAAGAAAGACACTTTCTAACTTTATAGAGCCATTTGTGTCAAAGGTTGATTATATAGAAATAATTGATCCTGAAACGCTTGATAGTCTTAAAGAAATACCTCAAAAGGGTAGTGTTGTAGTGGCTATAGCGGTTTTTATAGGTAGAACTAGGTTAATCGATAATGAGATAATTAGCTTGTGATATGAGCCCCTACTTAAGTAGGGGCCTAGATTTTGGTATTTAGAAAGTTATAAAATACCATCCAACTAATGTTGATGATGTTATGTTGTATCCTATGCTTATTTCTCCTATATTCCCTAGGTTTATATCTATACCACCAATGATAGTGTACCCAAATCCTGTAGATAGGCCAAAAGATGGATCAAACTCAAAGTATATGCTTAGAGGTCCTACTATGTTTAGTACAGGGGCAATTATTATGGATATTAGTAATTCTGGAGTAGATGTAATGAATGTACCTATCAAGTTGAGTTCTATTCCCAATATATCAACTGGTTTTATAAGAGTATGATACTGTAAAGAAGCTAATATGCTCCCAATATAACCTACCTGTAAAGCTACAATGTTATACGGTAGTAGATCTGACTTACCGAAGTCATATCTAGGCATAATCCAAGCTCCGCTCCAATTAAAACCATTACCAGATAGTGATATTGATGATAGGTTTGCTAGGATGTCGATATTGTCGGTAAAACCGTATCCAATGACTAAATCTGCTGATACGCTATCAAATGAGGTTGGTAGATAAATAAACGGGTTCAAAGCAAACTTACCTTGTCCTGTCATTCCTACCCAAGCAGAGAAGCTAGCACTAAATCCAACCGTTCCGAGTATTGACAAAATACTCAAAACTATTATTGTTCTTTTCATACATACCTCCTGTTTTACGTTTTACAATCAAGTAATATGCCAAATTGGTTGATCTTCTTGAATACCTTTAAATTCAAGATGTTTGAAAAAATTATTTTGCTAAAAGCATATATAAAATTTTGCTCAAATGATAAGCAACTAAAATAAAATGATGTATTTTTAGGCATTAATAGAAAGTATTGTTATGTATATGATTTAGTTAATCCTTACTAATATTATGATTTACTGAGCGTTCTAGAAAGGAATATGTAAAGACAATTATAATGTAGTTTATGATTTGGAATGGTGTGATACAGAAATACAGGGATTTGATACCAATAATAACAGATAAAACACCAATTGTTACCCTTTTAGAAGGAAATACGCCACTCATAAGGGCTTATAATCTCGGTAAAGAGTTAGGTATAGATTTATTCGTGAAGTATGAGGGCTTAAATCCTACTGGATCTTTCAAAGACAGAGGAATGACTGTTGCTATATCGAAAGCTTTAGAAAGAGGAGTTAAGGCTACTATATGTGCTTCGACAGGTAATACGTCTGCTTCTGCTGCTGCGTATTCTGCTAGAGCTGGTATAAGATCAATAGTTCTTATACCCAAAGGATATGTTGCAATTGGTAAATTAGCACAAGCTATGATTTATGGAGCCATAGTACTTGAGGTTGAAGGAAACTTTGATGATGCTCTAAATGTTGTTAAGGCTTCAGAAGATGAACTTGGTATTGAAATAGTAAATTCTATAAATCCTACCAGACTTGAAGGACAAAAAACTGCTGCTTTTGAGATATGTGATGTTTTAGGTAGGGCACCTGATATTCAAGTTATGCCAGTTGGAAATGCTGGTAATATAACATCGTATTGGATGGGATATAAACAATACAAAGATATAGGGAAAATAAATTCTCTTCCCAGGATGTTTGGAATACAGGCAAGTGGGGCTGCGCCTATAGTTTATAATAGGGTTTTTGAAAAACCTGAAACTATAGCAACTGCGATAAGAATAGGTAATCCAGCAAGATGGAAAGAAGCAGTTGTTGCTAAGGATGAATCAGGTGGTAAAATAATAGATGTTACTGATGAAGAAATAATAGATGCTTATAAAAAAATAGCATCAAAAGATGGTATATTTATGGAGCCTGCATCAGCAGCATCAGTAGCAGGGCTTATAAAGCTAGTCAAAACAGGAGATATACCGAAAGGATCTCTAGTGGTATCAATTGCTACTGGAAATGGATTAAAAGATCCAAATACAGCAATCTCAAACTTGCCTCCTACCTTTACAATAAAACCATCAATTGATGAAGTGAAGAAATTCATTTCTTGAAATGCTATGTTATGTACTAATATGGGTTAAAGTATTTAAATCGCATTAGGTGAGTTATGAATGATGGTATGTTTAAGTATTTTATGATATCTGTTTTGATACACACTTTTGTGATATTTTTAGTGTTGTTTAACTGGAATGTACCCTTTCCGAAACTTAGGAATGATAGTCATAATCATGATAAGATGCTTTTACTCATAAAATTTAGCCTAGATAACCAAAAGTTACAACAGGTTGAAGATAAAAAAAAAGGTGTTACTAAACAGACAGAAACTCATAAAGTAGTTGATGGACAAAGTGTTCAAAGTCAAAACTTAGTTGAGAATGTTAATGAGGTAACTTACGAAACTGAAAGATCAATCAAAACTGAGGGACAAATAATTCCACCTAGGATATTATCTAATCCACCTATAAACTATCCATTATCTGCTAGAATAAAAAGGATAGAAGGTAAAGTTTCTATTGAAATTGTCATATCAACGAATGGTAGGGTGAAGGATTGTAATGTAGTACAAAGTAGTGGTAGTAGTTTATTAGATAATGAAGCTATAAAGTACGTAAAAAATATATTATTTGAACCTGCTAGAGATGAATTTGGTAATCCAATTGAGTTTAACACCATTTACGTGGTTCATTTCGTACTCAGATAGTTAGATTGTCAGTGATTGTTTGACAAAAATAAGGTTATATTTGAAATTGATAAAATGCATAAATGTTTTATGTAGTTAATTTTTTTACGGTTTAGTAACTTTCCTTGATGGTTTTGAAACTTATTTGCTGTGACAATAAAATTTTAGGAGTTGAATATGTTAAGATGCTACTTAATAGGATTGTTGGTTTTAAAGCTTTAGTATTTACCATTTTTGTATTCTTGTAATGACTTAACCTTAAATTCTTTTTCTTTTATAGACTTTAGTGCTTCAACTGCTGCATACATTGCTGGTACAGTTGTGATCAAGGGAATTTTATATCTGATAGCTAATTTTCTAATACTTACTTCATCTTTAATAGATTTTCTTGTCCGAGTTGTATTAAATACCATTCCTATTTTGCCGTTTTTTATCTGATCTAGTAAGTCTGGTCTTCCTTCACCTATTTTTAGAACTAATTCTGATTGGACACCGTTTTGATTTAGGAAGTTGTGGGTACCGGATGTTGCGTATATTTTTACACCTATTTCTTGTAAGGATTTTGCGATATTCAATATTTTATGCTTATCTTTATCATCTATGGTTAGTAGTACACTTTTGAGTGAAAGGTTAGTTCCTGCAGCGATTTCTGCTTTTGCATAAGCCATTGGGAATGTTTCATCTATGCCCATAACTTCACCTGTTGATTTCATTTCAGGTCCTAGTATAGGTTCAACTTCAGGGAATTTATCAAAAGGTAATACTACTTCTTTAACTGCGTAGTAGTTTAATTTTGGTTCCTTAACACCTATTTCTTTTAGAGATTGACCTAATATAACTCTTGTTGCTATTTTTGCCCAAGGTATTCCTGTTGCTTTGGATACAAATGGGATTGTTCTAGAAGCTCTGGGGTTAGCTTCTAAAACATATACCTCTCCATCCTTGACTGCGTACTGAATGTTTATAAGTCCTATTACATTTAGTGATTTTGCTATACTTATGGTGTATTCTTTTATTTTGTTGATTATTTTTTCTGATAATGAAAAAGGTGGTAAAACTGTAGCACTGTCACCAGAATGTACTCCTGCCTCCTCGATGTGTTCCATAATCCCAGCTATTACAACATCATTTCCATCACTTACTGCATCAACATCAATTTCTATAGCATCTTGAAGAAATTTGTCTATTAGTATTGGTGATCCTTCTGAGACTTTTATTGCTTCTCTTGCGTATTCAAGAAATTCTTCTTCACTATATACTATATTCATTGCTCTACCACCTAATACATATGAAGGTCTTACTAATACTGGGTATCCGAGTTCTTCGGCCATTTTTAGAGCAGATTCTATACTTGTGGAAGTTCTACTTTCTGGTTGTTTTATGTTAAGGTTGTTTAAAAGCTCTCTAAATTTTTCTCTATCTTCTGCTATGTCTATACTTTCTGCTGATGTTCCTAGAATTTTTACACCTGCTTTTCTAAGTTGGAGAGATAGTTTCAGAGGTGTTTGTCCACCAAACTGTAATATTACACCATCAGGGTTTTCTTTTTCTATTATATTCATTACATGTTCAAATGTGAGTGGTTCAAAGTATAATCTACTTG
This genomic window contains:
- a CDS encoding TonB family protein; translated protein: MNDGMFKYFMISVLIHTFVIFLVLFNWNVPFPKLRNDSHNHDKMLLLIKFSLDNQKLQQVEDKKKGVTKQTETHKVVDGQSVQSQNLVENVNEVTYETERSIKTEGQIIPPRILSNPPINYPLSARIKRIEGKVSIEIVISTNGRVKDCNVVQSSGSSLLDNEAIKYVKNILFEPARDEFGNPIEFNTIYVVHFVLR
- the panC gene encoding pantoate--beta-alanine ligase is translated as MRIIHKPEEIQREMISLKKCNKTIGFVPTMGALHDGHLSLVRQSKKDNDVTVVSIFVNPIQFGPSEDYDRYPRQFDKDRKILEKEAVDYVFYPSVDDMYPDGFETYVNLEKLPNHLCGLSRPGHFKGVATVVSKLFNIVQPDRAYFGQKDYQQAQIIKKMVRDLNFPIEIVMMPIVREEDGLAMSSRNVYLSDEERQRALYVYKTLQKAREIILSGSRDVAEIRKTLSNFIEPFVSKVDYIEIIDPETLDSLKEIPQKGSVVVAIAVFIGRTRLIDNEIISL
- the thrC gene encoding threonine synthase, which codes for MIWNGVIQKYRDLIPIITDKTPIVTLLEGNTPLIRAYNLGKELGIDLFVKYEGLNPTGSFKDRGMTVAISKALERGVKATICASTGNTSASAAAYSARAGIRSIVLIPKGYVAIGKLAQAMIYGAIVLEVEGNFDDALNVVKASEDELGIEIVNSINPTRLEGQKTAAFEICDVLGRAPDIQVMPVGNAGNITSYWMGYKQYKDIGKINSLPRMFGIQASGAAPIVYNRVFEKPETIATAIRIGNPARWKEAVVAKDESGGKIIDVTDEEIIDAYKKIASKDGIFMEPASAASVAGLIKLVKTGDIPKGSLVVSIATGNGLKDPNTAISNLPPTFTIKPSIDEVKKFIS